Proteins encoded by one window of Bacteroidia bacterium:
- the glmS gene encoding glutamine--fructose-6-phosphate transaminase (isomerizing) produces the protein MCGIVAYIGNRQAYPIVIKGLQRLEYRGYDSAGVALLNGELSVYKKAGKVADLAAYVSDKNLVGQVGMGHTRWATHGEPNDRNAHPHYSESKDLAIIHNGIIENYAAIKQELINLGHTFKSDTDTEVLIHLIEEIKHKTHVATEEAVRLALGEVIGAYAIVVLSKNEPNKMIAARKGSPIVVGIGKDEFFIASDATPIVEYTKNVAYLNDGEVATIDNGKLTVKTIDNETKIPFVQELELKLEAIEKGGYDHFMMKEIYEQPRSIWDSMRGRIDADKGRLRLGGISEFENKLINAKRIIIVACGTSWHAALVAEYLIEDLARIPVEVEYASEFRYRNPIISEDDVVIAISQSGETADTLAAIEMAKERGATIFGVCNVVGASIPRATHAGSYTHAGPEIGVASTKAFTAQVTVLTLMALQIANKRGTITQSRFRALLNELETIPSKVEIALKSNDKVKEISALFKDSRNFLYLGRGYGFPVALEGALKLKEISYIHAEGYPAAEMKHGPIALIDEEMPVVVIATKNSSYEKVVSNIQEVKARKGKIIAIVTEGDVDVKKMADYAIEIPETDDILVPLVSVIPLQLLSYHIAVMRGCNVDQPRNLAKSVTVE, from the coding sequence ATGTGTGGAATCGTTGCCTATATAGGAAATCGTCAAGCTTATCCAATAGTTATTAAAGGACTTCAGCGTTTGGAATATCGCGGTTATGACAGTGCCGGTGTGGCATTATTGAATGGCGAATTGAGTGTTTACAAAAAAGCAGGAAAGGTTGCTGACCTGGCCGCCTATGTATCTGATAAAAATTTAGTCGGACAAGTAGGAATGGGACATACACGTTGGGCAACACATGGTGAACCGAACGATAGAAATGCACATCCGCATTATTCCGAATCGAAAGATTTAGCCATCATCCACAACGGTATTATCGAAAACTATGCAGCCATTAAACAAGAGCTGATAAACTTAGGTCATACATTTAAAAGTGATACAGACACTGAAGTGCTGATACATCTTATTGAAGAAATAAAACATAAAACCCATGTAGCTACCGAAGAGGCTGTACGTCTTGCTTTGGGCGAAGTTATTGGAGCTTATGCCATTGTTGTTTTATCAAAGAATGAGCCTAACAAAATGATTGCTGCACGTAAGGGCAGCCCTATTGTTGTGGGTATTGGTAAAGACGAATTTTTTATTGCTTCTGATGCAACACCTATTGTAGAATATACTAAAAACGTTGCCTACCTTAACGATGGCGAAGTTGCAACAATAGATAATGGTAAGCTGACTGTAAAAACTATTGATAACGAAACCAAAATTCCTTTTGTTCAGGAATTGGAGTTAAAGCTTGAAGCCATTGAAAAAGGTGGTTACGATCATTTCATGATGAAAGAAATCTATGAGCAACCCCGCTCTATTTGGGACAGCATGCGTGGTCGTATTGATGCTGACAAAGGCAGGTTGAGATTAGGTGGTATCAGCGAATTCGAAAATAAACTTATCAATGCAAAAAGAATAATCATTGTTGCCTGCGGAACATCATGGCATGCAGCATTGGTTGCAGAATATCTTATTGAAGACCTGGCACGTATTCCTGTAGAGGTTGAATATGCCTCCGAATTCCGATATAGAAATCCTATCATCTCAGAAGATGATGTAGTAATTGCTATATCGCAAAGTGGCGAAACTGCCGACACCCTTGCAGCCATTGAAATGGCTAAAGAACGCGGTGCAACAATCTTTGGCGTTTGTAATGTTGTGGGAGCATCTATTCCACGTGCAACACATGCAGGCTCCTATACACATGCCGGACCGGAAATTGGTGTGGCTTCTACCAAAGCATTTACGGCACAAGTAACAGTACTGACCTTAATGGCACTTCAGATTGCTAACAAAAGAGGTACCATCACACAATCACGTTTTCGTGCATTGCTCAACGAACTTGAGACCATTCCTTCAAAAGTAGAAATTGCACTTAAATCAAACGATAAGGTTAAAGAAATATCTGCATTGTTTAAAGACTCCAGAAACTTCCTTTATTTAGGTCGTGGTTATGGATTTCCTGTTGCATTAGAAGGTGCATTAAAACTTAAAGAGATTTCATACATACATGCCGAAGGTTATCCTGCTGCAGAAATGAAACACGGGCCTATTGCTTTAATTGACGAAGAAATGCCTGTAGTTGTTATTGCAACAAAAAATTCTTCATACGAAAAAGTGGTTTCAAACATTCAGGAAGTAAAAGCACGTAAAGGAAAAATAATTGCCATTGTAACAGAAGGTGATGTTGATGTTAAGAAGATGGCAGATTATGCAATTGAAATTCCGGAAACGGATGATATTCTTGTACCATTAGTAAGTGTAATACCATTGCAGTTATTAAGCTATCATATTGCAGTTATGCGTGGTTGTAATGTTGATCAGCCTCGTAATCTGGCAAAAAGTGTTACCGTTGAGTAA